The following proteins are encoded in a genomic region of Myxococcota bacterium:
- a CDS encoding aldo/keto reductase family protein, with protein MEYRNLGHSGLQVSEVSLGSWLTLGSSVDRAATRDLVHQAFDLGINFFDTADVYSNGEGEAALGAALQGIPRRYVVIATKCFFPMSERPNDRGLSRKHIFESVEDSLRRLQTDYLDLLQCHRPDPTTPIEETVRAFEDLIRQGKILYWGVSEWRASHIVDACRTADLRGAYRPISNQPQYNLLRRGIEREVIPVSQREGLSQVVFSPLAQGALTGKYSGGERPAGSRAADDVRNVFMNQFLEDDSLARVDALRPVAERLGVSMAQLALAWCLAETNVASVIVGVTRASQLEDNVKAAGIRLEPEVLAELDEIFPSPRRS; from the coding sequence ATGGAATACCGGAACCTCGGACACAGCGGCCTCCAGGTGAGCGAAGTCTCGCTCGGGTCCTGGCTCACCCTCGGCTCGAGCGTCGACCGCGCGGCGACGCGCGACCTGGTCCACCAGGCCTTCGACCTCGGCATCAACTTCTTCGACACCGCCGACGTCTACTCGAACGGCGAGGGCGAGGCCGCCCTCGGCGCCGCGCTGCAGGGCATCCCGCGGCGCTACGTCGTGATCGCCACGAAGTGCTTCTTCCCGATGTCCGAGCGGCCCAACGATCGCGGCCTCTCACGGAAGCACATCTTCGAGAGCGTCGAGGATTCCCTCCGCCGCCTCCAGACCGACTACCTCGACCTGCTGCAATGCCATCGGCCCGACCCGACCACGCCGATCGAAGAGACGGTGCGCGCCTTCGAAGATCTGATCCGCCAGGGGAAGATCCTCTACTGGGGCGTTTCCGAGTGGCGTGCGTCCCACATCGTCGACGCGTGCCGCACCGCCGACCTGCGCGGCGCCTACCGGCCGATCTCCAACCAACCGCAGTACAACCTGCTGCGCCGCGGGATCGAGCGGGAAGTGATCCCGGTATCCCAGCGCGAAGGGCTTTCCCAGGTCGTGTTCAGCCCCCTCGCCCAGGGCGCCCTGACCGGGAAGTACAGCGGTGGCGAGCGCCCGGCCGGCTCGCGCGCGGCCGACGACGTGCGCAACGTCTTCATGAACCAGTTCCTCGAAGACGATTCGCTCGCGCGGGTCGATGCCCTGCGCCCGGTGGCCGAGCGACTCGGGGTCTCGATGGCCCAGCTCGCCCTCGCCTGGTGCCTCGCCGAGACCAACGTGGCGAGCGTGATCGTGGGGGTCACCCGCGCGTCCCAGCTCGAGGACAACGTCAAGGCCGCCGGAATCCGCCTGGAGCCGGAGGTCCTCGCGGAGCTCGACGAGATCTTCCCGAGCCCGCGTCGGAGCTAG